In one Streptomyces sp. NBC_00597 genomic region, the following are encoded:
- a CDS encoding carbamoyltransferase — MIIVGISALYHDSACALMVDGELVAAHHEERYTRQRNDPSMPINAFRRCLEQAGVGIDRIDRLAYYENPTAKLSRQLWTTFPDTGRTPDGALFRLDADRPLREMRELLGHQGPVDFVSHHEAHAASAFYCSGFEESALLVADAVGEWATTSYGRAGIDEGLELLEEVRFPDSLGLMYSAVTNYLGFEVNSDEYKVMGLAPYGKTRFLEQMESLLLDGEGGQFRLDPRYFDFSDERRMFTDALAELLGVPARAPRDELASVHEDIAASLQAALENVLLRKVRHLHELTGSRRLCYAGGVALNCVANGVLRTKGPFEEVFVQPAAGDAGGAVGAAALVHHRHTGTFTRRRLRDARLGHAEDPDRILELVRRAGIPAADHTGDLDGLLRATADELAAGAVVGWFQGRTEFGPRALGGRSILADPRDGGMRDRINALVKKREAFRPFAPAVVAERCHEFFELDVDSPFMLETAQVRGDGLPAVTHVDGSARIQTVAADVDPRFHGLLTAFGELSGFPILLNTSFNMRGEPIVNTAADAIACFVRSRLDVLVLGDLLIRREQVPVSAVKRLEQTSPYKAPTVSESVYTFF; from the coding sequence GTGATCATCGTCGGAATCTCCGCGCTGTACCACGACTCGGCGTGCGCCCTCATGGTCGACGGCGAGCTGGTGGCCGCCCATCACGAGGAGCGCTACACCCGGCAGCGCAACGACCCCTCCATGCCGATCAACGCCTTCCGCCGCTGTCTGGAGCAGGCGGGCGTGGGGATCGATCGGATCGACCGGCTCGCCTACTACGAGAACCCGACGGCGAAACTCTCCCGACAGCTGTGGACGACCTTCCCGGACACGGGACGGACACCGGACGGCGCCCTCTTCCGGCTCGATGCCGACCGCCCCCTTCGTGAGATGCGCGAACTCCTGGGCCACCAGGGGCCGGTGGACTTCGTCAGCCATCACGAGGCACACGCCGCGAGCGCGTTCTACTGCTCGGGCTTCGAGGAGTCCGCGCTGCTCGTCGCCGACGCGGTCGGGGAGTGGGCCACGACCAGCTACGGGCGGGCCGGCATCGACGAGGGCCTGGAACTGCTCGAAGAGGTGCGGTTCCCGGATTCCCTGGGGCTGATGTACAGCGCCGTCACCAACTACCTCGGATTCGAGGTCAACAGCGACGAGTACAAGGTGATGGGCCTGGCCCCGTACGGCAAGACCCGTTTCCTGGAGCAGATGGAGAGTCTGCTGCTCGACGGGGAGGGCGGCCAGTTCCGCCTGGATCCGCGCTACTTCGATTTCAGCGACGAACGCCGGATGTTCACGGACGCCCTGGCCGAGCTGCTCGGAGTACCCGCGCGCGCACCTCGGGACGAGCTCGCTTCCGTACACGAGGACATCGCCGCCAGCCTGCAGGCCGCGCTGGAGAACGTCCTGCTCCGCAAAGTGCGCCATCTGCACGAGCTCACCGGCAGCCGACGGCTCTGCTACGCCGGCGGGGTGGCCCTCAACTGCGTGGCGAACGGCGTACTGCGCACCAAGGGCCCTTTCGAGGAGGTCTTCGTGCAGCCCGCCGCGGGGGACGCGGGCGGCGCCGTCGGCGCGGCCGCACTGGTCCACCACCGCCACACCGGCACCTTCACCCGCCGCAGGCTGCGCGACGCCCGGCTGGGGCATGCCGAGGATCCCGATCGGATCCTGGAGCTGGTGCGGCGGGCCGGCATCCCCGCCGCCGACCACACCGGAGACCTCGACGGTCTGCTGCGGGCCACCGCGGACGAGCTCGCCGCCGGTGCCGTGGTCGGATGGTTCCAGGGTCGCACCGAGTTCGGGCCCAGGGCACTGGGCGGAAGGTCGATCCTGGCCGATCCGCGCGACGGCGGCATGCGTGACCGCATCAACGCCCTGGTCAAGAAGAGGGAGGCGTTCCGGCCGTTCGCCCCCGCAGTGGTCGCCGAGCGCTGCCACGAGTTCTTCGAGCTCGACGTGGACTCGCCGTTCATGCTGGAGACCGCACAGGTGCGGGGCGACGGACTCCCCGCCGTCACCCATGTCGACGGCTCGGCACGGATCCAGACCGTGGCCGCCGACGTGGACCCGCGCTTCCACGGACTGCTCACCGCGTTCGGCGAACTCAGCGGCTTTCCGATCCTGCTGAACACGTCCTTCAACATGCGGGGGGAGCCGATCGTCAACACCGCCGCCGACGCAATCGCCTGCTTCGTCCGGTCCCGGCTCGACGTCCTCGTCCTCGGGGACCTGCTGATCCGGCGGGAACAGGTGCCGGTGTCGGCGGTGAAGCGCCTGGAACAGACGTCTCCCTACAAGGCACCCACGGTGAGCGAGTCCGTCTACACCTTCTTCTGA
- a CDS encoding AAA family ATPase gives MHAYSWSRPARTAGTERARTVEEIFGLTPERYAEVPVLDRVPLPGTGITYVTGYSGTGKSVLLRLFLADHPEAHVPGEVTDDRPLIDLFDLPLPDTLQLLGQVGLGEAFTYLTPYHRLSDGQRARARLALAYASGHRLLVIDEFLSTVDRVSAAVVAYGFQKFCRRNGVSAVVATAHGDLGDQLGPDHTVVLDYNGAKTVTTGPGIATAPFRDTTVIRPGEPADYESMERFHYMGGLDVPVEAFDMEVHVAEVNGVVAAAKVLSPPYPRSWERHSVFRDVNEALTVSRRTVVHPVFRSVGLAGRLCDPALAARPAVFIRSALGRFQPFPLSAGYTEVEVDTAQNTELARRADELAAGGLKGLGAAERALLRERAVQMLTAEYHQYRDIAGLPALEPPADRSVRTWFARCVEVMDEERLATVVKPFPMAGFVSRSSAGVDETVARAASASASESVHVAAQPGVTL, from the coding sequence GTGCACGCATATAGCTGGTCGCGGCCGGCCCGAACCGCAGGTACCGAAAGGGCCCGGACCGTCGAGGAGATCTTCGGCCTGACCCCCGAACGCTACGCCGAGGTACCCGTGTTGGACCGGGTACCGCTCCCGGGCACCGGCATCACCTACGTCACGGGCTACTCGGGTACGGGCAAGAGCGTGCTGCTGAGGCTCTTCCTGGCCGACCACCCGGAAGCGCACGTCCCGGGTGAGGTGACGGATGACCGGCCCTTGATCGACCTGTTCGACCTGCCGCTGCCCGACACGCTCCAGCTGCTCGGCCAGGTCGGGCTGGGCGAAGCCTTCACGTACCTGACCCCCTACCACCGGCTCTCGGACGGCCAGCGGGCCAGGGCCCGGCTGGCGCTCGCCTATGCGAGCGGCCACCGGTTGCTGGTGATAGACGAGTTCCTGTCCACCGTGGACCGGGTCAGCGCGGCCGTCGTCGCGTACGGCTTCCAGAAGTTCTGCCGCCGCAACGGGGTGAGCGCCGTGGTCGCCACCGCGCACGGCGACCTGGGCGACCAACTCGGCCCGGACCACACCGTCGTACTCGACTACAACGGCGCCAAGACGGTCACGACCGGTCCGGGGATCGCCACCGCCCCCTTCCGTGACACCACGGTGATCCGTCCTGGCGAGCCGGCGGACTACGAGTCCATGGAGCGCTTCCACTACATGGGTGGCCTGGACGTCCCCGTCGAGGCCTTCGACATGGAGGTGCACGTGGCGGAGGTGAACGGTGTCGTGGCCGCGGCGAAGGTGCTCTCACCGCCCTACCCCCGCAGCTGGGAACGGCATTCCGTGTTCCGCGACGTGAACGAGGCGCTGACCGTGTCCCGCCGCACGGTGGTCCATCCCGTGTTCCGCAGTGTGGGGCTGGCGGGGAGGCTGTGCGACCCGGCCCTGGCCGCACGGCCCGCGGTCTTCATCCGCTCCGCCCTCGGCCGCTTCCAGCCCTTCCCCCTGAGTGCGGGCTACACGGAGGTGGAGGTCGACACGGCTCAGAACACCGAACTGGCCCGCAGAGCGGACGAGCTCGCGGCCGGCGGGCTGAAGGGGCTCGGCGCGGCCGAGAGGGCGTTGTTGCGCGAGCGTGCGGTGCAGATGCTCACCGCCGAGTACCACCAGTACCGCGACATCGCCGGACTGCCCGCCCTGGAGCCGCCCGCCGACCGGTCGGTGCGCACCTGGTTCGCCCGATGCGTCGAGGTGATGGACGAGGAACGGCTGGCAACGGTCGTGAAGCCCTTCCCGATGGCCGGTTTCGTCAGCCGGAGCTCCGCGGGGGTGGACGAGACGGTGGCGCGCGCCGCATCCGCATCCGCATCCGAGTCCGTACACGTCGCCGCCCAGCCCGGGGTGACCCTGTGA
- a CDS encoding ATP-binding cassette domain-containing protein — translation MTHIEVGNLHYVLPDGRDLFSDVSFRVGSGTTAALVGANGTGKTTLLEILSGALSARGGSYHVGKSVGVMRQFIGSIDDGTTVRQFLANLAPHALREAFRAVEVAEAVMWEREDEPSQMAYATALSHWSEIGGYEAEVEWDVVCTAALRAPYDEVGHREVRTLSGGEQKRLALESLLRGPFEVLLLDEPDNYLDVPGKRWLERKLKTTSKTVLMVSHDRELLSYAADVVVTLEGRGAWVHGGGFGDYQTARDHRVEWLEQRHRDWADEHRRLKELVRTLQEQAKLSSAMAAKYRATQTRLARYEAAGPPPERAKEQKVRMALTGGRTGKRAVICERLALTGLTDPFDLDVYFGERIAVLGANGTGKSHLLRLLAAGGSGGEWYDARLHGAAVEAEGAARLGARVVPGWFAQTHGRRDLARRTLVEILGRGDGERTGRDRGQAISALRRYELHAQADLLFELLSGGQQARFQILLLELQGSTLLLLDEPTDNLDLHSAQALEDGLKQYEGTVLAVTHDRWFARGFDRYLIVEHDGSVTLRDEPVWGEEHSARI, via the coding sequence GTGACGCACATAGAGGTCGGTAATCTGCACTACGTACTTCCGGACGGTCGCGACCTCTTCTCCGACGTGTCCTTCCGGGTCGGCAGCGGAACCACGGCAGCCCTGGTCGGGGCGAACGGCACCGGGAAGACCACGCTCCTGGAGATCCTCTCGGGAGCCCTGTCCGCCCGCGGGGGCTCTTACCACGTGGGCAAGTCGGTCGGTGTCATGCGCCAGTTCATCGGCTCCATCGACGACGGGACGACCGTCCGGCAATTCCTCGCGAACCTGGCTCCGCACGCGTTGCGCGAGGCGTTCCGGGCGGTGGAGGTCGCCGAGGCCGTCATGTGGGAACGCGAGGACGAACCCTCCCAGATGGCCTACGCGACAGCGCTCTCCCACTGGTCCGAGATCGGTGGATACGAGGCCGAAGTCGAATGGGACGTGGTGTGCACCGCGGCGCTGCGCGCCCCGTACGACGAGGTCGGCCACCGTGAGGTGCGCACCCTGTCGGGCGGCGAGCAGAAGCGGCTGGCGCTGGAGTCGCTGCTGCGCGGCCCCTTCGAGGTCCTGCTGCTCGACGAACCGGACAACTACCTGGACGTGCCCGGCAAGCGGTGGCTGGAGCGCAAGCTGAAGACCACGTCCAAGACCGTCCTGATGGTCAGCCACGACCGCGAGCTGCTGTCCTACGCCGCGGACGTCGTGGTCACGCTGGAAGGCCGCGGAGCCTGGGTGCACGGAGGCGGGTTCGGTGACTACCAGACGGCGCGCGACCACCGGGTCGAGTGGCTCGAACAGCGTCACCGCGACTGGGCCGATGAGCACCGCCGTCTCAAGGAGCTCGTCCGCACCCTGCAGGAACAGGCCAAACTGTCCTCCGCCATGGCGGCCAAGTACCGGGCCACCCAGACGCGACTGGCGCGCTACGAAGCGGCCGGACCGCCCCCCGAGCGGGCCAAGGAGCAAAAGGTGCGCATGGCGCTCACCGGTGGACGGACCGGGAAGCGGGCCGTGATCTGCGAGCGCCTCGCCCTCACCGGGCTGACCGACCCGTTCGACCTCGACGTCTACTTCGGCGAGCGGATCGCCGTGCTCGGCGCGAACGGCACCGGCAAGTCACACCTGTTGAGGCTCCTGGCTGCCGGCGGCAGCGGGGGAGAGTGGTACGACGCCCGGTTGCACGGAGCGGCGGTGGAGGCCGAGGGGGCGGCACGGCTCGGCGCCCGGGTCGTGCCCGGATGGTTCGCGCAGACGCACGGCCGGCGCGACCTCGCGCGCCGCACCCTGGTGGAGATCCTGGGTCGGGGCGACGGCGAGCGGACCGGCCGGGACCGCGGTCAGGCGATCTCCGCCCTTCGACGCTACGAACTCCACGCCCAGGCCGACCTGCTGTTCGAACTGCTCTCCGGCGGCCAGCAGGCCCGGTTCCAGATCCTCCTCCTTGAGCTGCAGGGCTCGACGCTCCTGCTGCTCGACGAACCGACCGACAACCTCGACCTGCACAGCGCCCAGGCGCTGGAGGACGGGTTGAAGCAATACGAGGGAACGGTCCTCGCCGTCACCCACGACCGCTGGTTCGCACGCGGCTTCGACCGCTATCTCATTGTGGAACACGACGGATCGGTCACCCTGCGGGACGAGCCGGTCTGGGGAGAGGAGCACAGTGCACGCATATAG